A genomic window from Syngnathus typhle isolate RoL2023-S1 ecotype Sweden linkage group LG18, RoL_Styp_1.0, whole genome shotgun sequence includes:
- the LOC133171289 gene encoding carnitine O-palmitoyltransferase 1, liver isoform-like, with protein MAEAHQAVAFQFTVTPEGIDLQLSHQALTEIYRSGLRSWKKRIIRLKNSVITGVYPASPSSWLFVVIAILATMYTRSDPSMGLIAKIQEHLPVSQSMSSQCQTVVSAVLFSTLLWLLLIFTMRLCLKQLLSYHRWIFEQHGKMSTTTKVWVALVRIFSGRKPLLYSYQGSLPNLPVPAIKDTLKRYLESVRPLMDDTEYERMTKLAGEFESRLGNRLQWYLKLKSLWAANYVSDWWEEYVYLRGRSPIMVNSNYYGMDFLYVTPTPIQAARAGNTIHAMFLYRRKLNREELKPSRIPGTVIPVCAAQCERMFNTTRTPGEETDTVQHWQDSDYVAVYHRGRYFRLRAYQAGRLLSPREIEFQIQKILDDPSPPCTGEAKLGALTAGDRIPWAQARSKYFSSGINKRSLDCIEKAAFFVALDDDEQGMTGDDPSGSLDRYAKCLLHGKCYDRWFDKSFSVVFFKNGKTGINAEHSWADAPVIAHLWEYAVATDCFQLGYNSEGHCKGDVDPSLAEPLKLTWKIPPECEDQISQSLAVAQSLADDIDFHVISFRDFGKGKIKKCRVSPDAFIQVALQLAYFRNRQTFCLTYEASMTRLFREGRTETVRSCSNESSAFVKALEGGESADVCRRLFRTASEKHQNLCRMAMTGAGIDRHLFCLYIVSQYLGVESPFLKEVLSEPWRLSTSQTSIQQVELFDLVNHPEYISCGGGFGPVADDGYGVSYYIVGESLINFHISCKHSCPDTGAHKFGAQIKKALHDLLELMTPGQKEPIKSEARGPEIKKDL; from the exons ATGGCGGAGGCCCACCAGGCCGTGGCCTTCCAGTTCACCGTCACCCCGGAGGGCATCGATCTGCAGCTGTCCCATCAGGCCCTCACCGAGATCTACCGCTCAGGCCTCCGCTCCTGGAAGAAACGTATCATTAGACTCAAG AACAGCGTGATCACGGGAGTGTATCCCGCCAGCCCGTCCTCGTGGCTCTTTGTGGTCATTGCCATCCTGGCCACAATGTACACTCGCTCCGACCCTTCCATGGGACTCATAGCCAAGATACAGGAGCACCTGCCCGTCAG CCAGTCCATGAGCAGCCAATGTCAGACGGTGGTTTCGGCGGTGCTCTTCAGCACGCTGCTGTGGCTCCTTCTCATCTTCACCATGCGCCTGTGCCTCAAGCAGCTCCTCTCCTACCACCGCTGGATATTCGAGCAGCACGGCAAGATGTCCACCACCACCAAAGTCTGGGTG GCACTGGTGCGCATCTTCTCTGGCAGAAAGCCTCTGCTCTACAGTTACCAGGGCTCGCTGCCAAACCTGCCTGTGCCGGCCATTAAGGACACGCTCAAGCGG TATTTGGAGTCCGTGCGTCCGCTGATGGATGACACCGAATACGAGCGGATGACCAAACTGGCCGGCGAATTTGAGAGCCGCCTTGGAAATCGCCTGCAGTGGTACCTCAAACTCAAATCCCTCTGGGCCGCCAACTAT GTCAGCGACTGGTGGGAGGAATATGTCTATTTGCGCGGAAGGAGTCCTATTATGGTCAACAGTAACTATTACGGAATG GACTTCCTGTACGTGACCCCCACCCCCATCCAGGCAGCCAGAGCCGGCAACACCATCCACGCAATGTTCCTGTACCGCCGCAAGCTCAACCGAGAGGAGCTCAAACCT AGTCGTATACCTGGCACTGTCATTCCTGTGTGTGCAGCTCAGTGTGAGAGGATGTTCAACACCACACGCACTCCTGGAGAGGAGACGG ACACAGTGCAGCACTGGCAGGATAGCGACTACGTTGCCGTATACCATCGAGGACGCTACTTTCGGCTCAGGGCGTACCAGGCGGGCAGACTGCTTTCCCCCAGGGAGATCGAATTCCAGATTCAGAAGATCCTTGATGACCCTTCCCCACCCTGCACGGGAGAAGCCAAACTTGGCGCCCTGACCGCTGGCGACAG aATTCCGTGGGCGCAAGCCAGGAGCAAGTACTTCAGCAGCGGCATCAACAAGCGCTCACTGGACTGCATCGAAAAAGCCGCCTTCTTTGTGGCCCTCGACGACGACGAGCAGGGCATGACGGGAGACGACCCGTCGGGGAGTCTGGACCGCTACGCTAAGTGCCTGTTGCACGGCAAATGCTACGACAG GTGGTTCGATAAGTCTTTCTCGGTGGTCTTCTTCAAGAATGGTAAAACCGGTATCAACGCCGAGCACTCGTGGGCCGACGCGCCGGTGATCGCGCATCTGTGGGAG tACGCTGTGGCCACCGACTGTTTCCAGCTAGGTTACAACAGCGAAGGTCACTGTAAAGGCGATGTGGACCCTTCACTAGCAGAACCTCTAAAGCTCACGTGGAAAATACCTCCAGAG TGCGAGGATCAGATCTCTCAGTCCCTGGCGGTGGCCCAATCCCTGGCTGACGACATCGATTTCCACGTGATATCTTTCCGGGACTTCGGCAAGGGAAAGATCAAGAAATGTCGAGTCAGTCCTGACGCCTTCATCCAGGTGGCTCTTCAGTTGGCCTATTTCAGG AATCGCCAAACGTTTTGCCTGACCTATGAGGCCTCCATGACCCGTCTGTTCAGGGAAGGCAGGACCGAGACAGTTCGCTCCTGCAGCAATGAGAGCAGTGCCTTTGTCAAAGCGCTAGAGGGCGGAGAG tcAGCAGACGTATGCAGGCGTCTGTTCCGCACAGCATCCGAAAAGCACCAGAACCTTTGCCGCATGGCGATGACCGGCGCCGGCATCGACAGACACCTCTTTTGCCTCTACATCGTGTCCCAGTACCTCGGAGTCGAGTCGCCTTTCTTGAaagag GTCTTGTCCGAGCCCTGGAGACTGTCCACCAGTCAGACGTCCATCCAGCAGGTGGAGCTGTTTGACCTCGTGAACCACCCAGAGTACATTTCCTGCGGTGGAGGCTTTGGTCCG GTGGCCGATGACGGTTACGGGGTGTCGTACTACATTGTGGGAGAGAGCCTGATTAACTTCCACATCTCCTGCAAGCACTCCTGTCCCGACACC GGCGCCCATAAGTTTGGTGCTCAGATCAAAAAAGCCTTGCACGACCTGCTGGAGCTGATGACCCCAGGCCAAAAAGAGCCCATCAAAAGCGAGGCGAGGGGACCCGAGATCAAGAAGGACCTGTAG
- the LOC133171295 gene encoding troponin T, slow skeletal muscle-like isoform X2: protein MSDVEDHGVHQEEEDEQGEGGERPKHKPLATQLAPPKIPEGERVDFDDIHRKRMEKDLLELQTLIDVHFEQRKKEEEELIGLKSRIESRRAERAEQQRVRAAKERDRQSRIAEERQRKEDEEAKKRAEDEAKKKKVLSNMGAHFGGFLAKVEQKRGKKQTAREIKKQTLSERKQPLAIEDLREDALRKKAGEMWECIYQLESEKFELAEKMKRQKYEITVLLNRIQHAQKFKKGHGKAKFGGRWK, encoded by the exons ATGTCTGATGTAGAAGATCATGG CGTGCACCAGGAAG aAGAAGATGAGCAAGGAGAAGGAG GAGAACGGCCCAAGCACAA gCCGTTGGCCACACAGCTCGCTCCCCCAAAGATCCCAGAGGGCGAAAGAGTTGACTTCgat GATATCCACCGAAAGCGAATGGAGAAAGACCTTCTGGAGCTTCAAACTCTGATTGATGTCCACTTTGAGCAGAggaaaaaagaagaggaggagctcATCGGGCTGAAATCGAGGAtt GAGAGTCGCCGGGCAGAAAGAGCCGAGCAGCAGCGTGTGAGGGCAGCAAAAGAACGCGACAGACAGTCCAGAATTGCT gaggagaggcagagaaaggaggacgaggaggccaAGAAGAGAGCGGAAGACGaggccaagaagaagaaagtgcTTTCCAACATGGGGGCTCATTTTGGAGGATTCCTGGCCAAG GTGGAGCAGAAGAGGGGCAAAAAGCAAACGGCGAGGGAGATCAAGAAGCAGACGCTGTCGGAGAGGAAGCAGCCGCTGGCCATTGAAGACCTGAGAGAGGACGCACTCAG AAAAAAAGCCGGCGAGATGTGGGAATGCATCTACCAGCTGGAGTCAGAGAAATTTGAGCTGGCGGAGAAAATGAAGCGGCAAAAGTATGAG ATCACCGTCCTTCTGAACAGAATCCAGCATGCTCAAAAATT CAAAAAGGGTCACGGTAAGGCCAAGTTTGGAGGACGCTGGAAGTAA
- the LOC133171295 gene encoding troponin T, slow skeletal muscle-like isoform X1, translated as MIFDFLTRAVFIRSSVHQEEEDEQGEGGERPKHKPLATQLAPPKIPEGERVDFDDIHRKRMEKDLLELQTLIDVHFEQRKKEEEELIGLKSRIESRRAERAEQQRVRAAKERDRQSRIAEERQRKEDEEAKKRAEDEAKKKKVLSNMGAHFGGFLAKVEQKRGKKQTAREIKKQTLSERKQPLAIEDLREDALRKKAGEMWECIYQLESEKFELAEKMKRQKYEITVLLNRIQHAQKFKKGHGKAKFGGRWK; from the exons ATGATATTTGACTTTTTAACACGTGCTGTATTTATCCGATCTAGCGTGCACCAGGAAG aAGAAGATGAGCAAGGAGAAGGAG GAGAACGGCCCAAGCACAA gCCGTTGGCCACACAGCTCGCTCCCCCAAAGATCCCAGAGGGCGAAAGAGTTGACTTCgat GATATCCACCGAAAGCGAATGGAGAAAGACCTTCTGGAGCTTCAAACTCTGATTGATGTCCACTTTGAGCAGAggaaaaaagaagaggaggagctcATCGGGCTGAAATCGAGGAtt GAGAGTCGCCGGGCAGAAAGAGCCGAGCAGCAGCGTGTGAGGGCAGCAAAAGAACGCGACAGACAGTCCAGAATTGCT gaggagaggcagagaaaggaggacgaggaggccaAGAAGAGAGCGGAAGACGaggccaagaagaagaaagtgcTTTCCAACATGGGGGCTCATTTTGGAGGATTCCTGGCCAAG GTGGAGCAGAAGAGGGGCAAAAAGCAAACGGCGAGGGAGATCAAGAAGCAGACGCTGTCGGAGAGGAAGCAGCCGCTGGCCATTGAAGACCTGAGAGAGGACGCACTCAG AAAAAAAGCCGGCGAGATGTGGGAATGCATCTACCAGCTGGAGTCAGAGAAATTTGAGCTGGCGGAGAAAATGAAGCGGCAAAAGTATGAG ATCACCGTCCTTCTGAACAGAATCCAGCATGCTCAAAAATT CAAAAAGGGTCACGGTAAGGCCAAGTTTGGAGGACGCTGGAAGTAA
- the LOC133171290 gene encoding dynein axonemal assembly factor 3-like — protein MTAGRPSEGAGCINWWGFSPARDLLSTGPVRHEGEVNVLLVGSGDPRHILKTLSGLRDEDVLNVWLFENCMEVVARQMLLLYITLTPQEMMGLNEKSETFLEVFGNSVIRNQTDETLQRAASQLLLHVSDIPDSDVHPCLNTSLLKFKERDELARIFKSWMQSSSTAPVSISKAWDYRVRQHLGTRYDSKKGCFDWDLNMKLHEKGCGVINKHQYVRWRESGLAFELREGIYQISNPTLLSFRVFNQRGDRVALRGYWGDIASSPYLAFGIETEDQSLLKTQNGHHMKTAQDISFANMLEIFRSMYRKQERLAAPPSSTEEQHPLTNIAVRDLMRPKGVSINFLPLDSLGKMVEKCKFAHFYDIIHFSASCAHHLGPNIRQIAAPDAVLIVELAKYILDLNKEQEAGFAQRVSSLCLEAGFQPSSEANSDDLHVFFQPHKDK, from the exons ATGACCGCCGGACGGCCGTCAGAAGGCGCAGGTTGCATCAATTGGTGGGGCTTCAGTCCAGCTCGAGACCTTCTCAGTACAG GCCCTGTGAGACATGAAGGGGAAGTCAACGTTTTACTGGTCGGCAGCGGAGATCCGAGACATATTCTGAAGACCTTGTCTGGTCTGAGGGATGAGGATGTCCTCAAT GTATGGCTGTTTGAAAACTGCATGGAGGTGGTTGCCAGACAGATGTTGCTGCTTTACATCACGTTGACTCCCCAGGAAATGATGGGACTTAATG AGAAGTCAGAGACGTTCCTGGAAGTGTTTGGCAACAGCGTGATCCGCAATCAAACGGACGAGACGCTGCAACGTGCTGCGTCGCAGCTTCTGCTCCACGTCAGCGACATCCCCGATTCAGACGTTCACCCCTGCCTCAATACGTCTCTTCTAAAG TTTAAGGAGCGCGACGAACTGGCCAGGATTTTTAAATCCTGGATGCAGTCTTCTTCTACTGCTCCAGTCTCCATTTCCAAGGCATGGGATTACAGAGTCAGGCAGCACCTCGGGACACGTTACGACTCCAAGAAAGGCTGCTTTGACTGGGACCTAAATATGAAGCTACATGAGAAGGGG TGTGGCGTCATCAACAAACATCAGTACGTGCGCTGGAGGGAGAGCGGCCTGGCCTTTGAACTGAGAGAAGGCATCTACCAAATTAGCAACCCCACCTTGCTGTCGTTTCGTGTGTTCAACCAGAGAGGGGACAGAGTGGCCCTGAGGGGCTACTGGGGGGACATTGCGTCCAGTCCTTACCTGGCCTTCGGCATCGAGACCGAAGACCAGAGCTTGCTCAAGACGCAGAACGGCCATCATATGAAG ACAGCACAGGATATTTCGTTTGCAAATATGCTGGAAATATTCCGATCGATGTACAGGAAACAAGAACGCCTGGCTGCTCCTCCCTCAAGCACAGAGGAGCAGCACCCACTCACAAATATCGCAGTCAGAG ATTTGATGCGTCCTAAAGGGGTTTCCATCAATTTCCTGCCTTTGGATTCCCTTGGGAAGATGGTGGAAAAATGCAAATTTGCCCATTTTTAtgacatcatccacttctcagcTAG CTGCGCGCACCATTTGGGCCCGAATATCCGGCAGATTGCCGCACCAGACGCTGTGCTCATCGTGGAGTTGGCCAA GTACATTTTGGACCTAAATAAAGAGCAAGAAGCTGGTTTTGCCCAGCGAGTGTCCAGCCTGTGTCTGGAAGCCGGATTCCAACCATCTTCGGAGGCAAACAGTGATGaccttcatgttttttttcaaccgcACAAGGACAAGTGA
- the syt5b gene encoding synaptotagmin Vb has protein sequence MRLVRNGGFRVRRAAEMPEKESEEAGEEVHHEHHGAEHHDHTEHHPGHDYNHMKDKFMNEIERLPIPMWAVGAIVLVVLVLVACFIFCVFKKCFGKKKKPKKVRERKTGRRKKAKEGEGETGEKEGEVKKEGEEEEKEQEKLGKLEFSLDYNFTDSQLIVGILQAQDLAAMDMGGTSDPYVKVFLLPDKKKKYETKVQRKNLCPVFNETFFFKIPYAELGGKTLVLQVFDFDRFSKHDMIGDIKIPMNSVDLGQPIQQWRDLESVEKEEEKLGDVCISLRYVPTAGKLTVNIMEAKNLKKMDVGGLSDPFVKIVLQQNGKRIKKKKTTVKKNTLNPYFNESFSFEVPFAQIQKVQVVITVYDYDKLGSNDPIGKTFMGYGATGVGLRHWSDMLANPRRPVAQWHTLLPEEEVDSALKAKPR, from the exons ATGAGGCTGGTGAGGAACGGTGGCTTTCGGGTCCGCAGGGCCGCCGAGATGCCCGAGAAGGAATCTGAGGAGGCTGGGGAGGAGGTTCACCACGAGCACCACGGCGCGGAACACCACGACCACACCGAGCATCACCCCGGCCACGACTACAACCACATGAAGGACAAGTTCATGAATGAAATCGAGCGGCTACCCA TTCCCATGTGGGCGGTAGGAGCCATCGTGCTGGTGGTACTAGTGTTGGTGGCGTGCTTCATCTTTTGCGTTTTCAAAAAATGCtttggaaagaagaaaaagcccaAGAAAGTGAGAGAGAGGAAGACAGGGCGCCGCAAGAAGGCAAAGGAAGGCGAAGGCGAGACTGGAGAGAAG GAGGGCGAGGTGAAGAAGGAaggtgaggaagaggagaaagagCAGGAAAAGTTGGGCAAATTGGAGTTCTCGCTGGACTACAACTTCACAGATTCCCAG CTCATCGTGGGAATCCTTCAGGCTCAGGATCTGGCTGCCATGGACATGGGGGGCACCTCAGACCCTTACGTCAAAGTCTTCCTGTtgccggacaaaaaaaagaagtatgaAACCAAGGTTCAGCGCAAGAATTTGTGTCCGGTTTTTAACGAGACTTTCTTCTTCAAG ATCCCCTACGCAGAGTTGGGCGGAAAGACATTGGTGCTTCAGGTCTTTGATTTCGATCGTTTCTCCAAGCATGACATGATCGGCGACATCAAGATCCCGATGAACAGCGTCGATTTGGGCCAACCCATACAACAGTGGAGGGACTTGGAGAGTGTGGAAAAGGAAGAG GAGAAATTGGGTGACGTCTGCATCTCTTTGAGATACGTCCCTACAGCTGGGAAACTGACAGTGAATATCATGGAGGCAAAGAATCTGAAGAAAATGGATGTCGGGGGCTTATCGG ATCCATTCGTGAAGATCGTCCTGCAGCAAAATGGAAAACggatcaagaagaagaagacaacaGTCAAGAAAAACACACTCAATCCTTACTTTAATGAGAGTTTCAGTTTCGAAGTCCCCTTTGCACAGATACAG AAAGTGCAGGTGGTCATCACGGTGTACGACTATGATAAACTGGGCAGCAACGATCCCATCGGAAAGACCTTCATGGGTTATGGAGCCACGGGTGTGGGCCTGCGCCACTGGTCAGACATGTTGGCCAATCCTAGACGTCCGGTAGCTCAGTGGCACACGCTGTTGCCAGAAGAGGAAGTCGACTCGGCGCTCAAAGCCAAACCTCGCTGA